The proteins below are encoded in one region of Buteo buteo chromosome 22, bButBut1.hap1.1, whole genome shotgun sequence:
- the LOC142043313 gene encoding rho-related GTP-binding protein RhoG-like isoform X1, with amino-acid sequence MQTIKCVVVGDGAVGKTCLLISYTTNAFPEEYIPTVFDNYSAQMTVDGRTVSLNLWDTAGQEEYDRLRTLSYPQTNVFVICFSIGSPSSYANVRHKWHPEVSHHCPNVPILLVGTKRDLRNDLETVKKLKEQSLAPTTPQQGTSLAKQIGAVKYLECSALNQEGVREVFAEAVRAVLNPVSKYYCTPPCCFCRLTEQPSWC; translated from the exons ATGCAGACTATAAAGTGTGTAGTTGTTGGAGACGGTGCTGTGGGAAAAACGTGTCTTCTCATCAGCTATACCACCAATGCTTTCCCAGAAGAGTACATCCCTACTGTGTTTGACAACTACAGTGCCCAAATGACTGTTGATGGCCGGACAGTTAGCCTGAATCTCTGGGACACTGCAGGCCAGGAGGAATATGACCGCCTGCGCACGCTCTCGTATCCTCAAACCAATGTATTCGTCATCTGTTTCTCCATTGGTAGCCCCTCTTCCTATGCAAATGTGAGGCACAAATGGCATCCTGAAGTTTCTCACCACTGTCCAAATGTTCCCATTCTTTTAGTGGGCACGAAGAGAGACTTGAGAAATGACCTGGAAACAGTTAAAAAGTTGAAAGAGCAAAGTTTGGCTCCCACTACCCCGCAGCAGGGGACTTCGCTGGCTAAACAAATTGGAGCAGTCAAATATTTGGAGTGCTCAGCGTTGAATCAGGAGGGTGTTCGGGAGGTGTTTGCTGAAGCTGTGCGTGCAGTTCT AAATCCTGTGAGCAAGTATTATTGCACCCCCCCCTGCTGTTTCTGCAGGCTCACAGAGCAGCCATCCTGGTGTTAA
- the LOC142043313 gene encoding rho-related GTP-binding protein RhoG-like isoform X2 codes for MQTIKCVVVGDGAVGKTCLLISYTTNAFPEEYIPTVFDNYSAQMTVDGRTVSLNLWDTAGQEEYDRLRTLSYPQTNVFVICFSIGSPSSYANVRHKWHPEVSHHCPNVPILLVGTKRDLRNDLETVKKLKEQSLAPTTPQQGTSLAKQIGAVKYLECSALNQEGVREVFAEAVRAVLYPVTKKNTRKCVLL; via the coding sequence ATGCAGACTATAAAGTGTGTAGTTGTTGGAGACGGTGCTGTGGGAAAAACGTGTCTTCTCATCAGCTATACCACCAATGCTTTCCCAGAAGAGTACATCCCTACTGTGTTTGACAACTACAGTGCCCAAATGACTGTTGATGGCCGGACAGTTAGCCTGAATCTCTGGGACACTGCAGGCCAGGAGGAATATGACCGCCTGCGCACGCTCTCGTATCCTCAAACCAATGTATTCGTCATCTGTTTCTCCATTGGTAGCCCCTCTTCCTATGCAAATGTGAGGCACAAATGGCATCCTGAAGTTTCTCACCACTGTCCAAATGTTCCCATTCTTTTAGTGGGCACGAAGAGAGACTTGAGAAATGACCTGGAAACAGTTAAAAAGTTGAAAGAGCAAAGTTTGGCTCCCACTACCCCGCAGCAGGGGACTTCGCTGGCTAAACAAATTGGAGCAGTCAAATATTTGGAGTGCTCAGCGTTGAATCAGGAGGGTGTTCGGGAGGTGTTTGCTGAAGCTGTGCGTGCAGTTCTGTATCCTGTGACAAAGAAGAACACAAGAAAATGTGTCTTATTGTAG